Proteins from a genomic interval of Stenotrophomonas maltophilia R551-3:
- the mfd gene encoding transcription-repair coupling factor, with the protein MSRTSYPAPPLPRAGQLRAWWRAPASPTALAWYLAQAARAHDAPLLVIARDNHGANQLEADLQTLLGGDPALPVVAFPDWETLPYDRFSPHPDIISQRLSALHRLPELKRGLVIVPVQTLLQQLAPRSYVIGGSFDLKVGQRLDLEAEKRRLESAGYRNVPQVMDPGDFAVRGGLLDVYPMGAEEPLRVELLDEDIDSIRAFDPESQRSLDKVEAVHMLPGREVPMDEASIARVLATLRERFDVDTRRSSLYQDLKSGLAPAGVEYYLPLFFERTATLFDYLPEGSLPVVCVGAGEAAETFWAQTAERYEQRRHDVERPLLPPSALYLSPELLRERLNDTPRIEVWSADHARIADAHALGDQPLPPLPVAAREAPAGDALKSFLGHYPGRVLIAADSPGRREALLEVLQAAELKPPVVADLPSFLADDARFAIAVAPLEDGFALDDPRIAVLTERQLFPERAGSTRRTRRAGREPEAIIRDLGELTEGAPIVHEDHGVGRYRGLIAMDVGGMPGEFLEIEYAKGDRLYVPVAQLHLISRYSGASAETAPLHSLGGEQWSKAKRKAAEKVRDVAAELLEIQARRQARAGLALQVDRAMYEPFAAGFPFEETPDQLAAIDATLRDLSSSQPMDRVVCGDVGFGKTEVAVRAAFAAASAGKQVAVLVPTTLLAEQHYRNFRDRFADYPMKVEVLSRFKSTKEIKAELEKVAAGTIDVIVGTHRLLQPDVKFKDLGMVIVDEEQRFGVRQKEALKALRANVHLLTLTATPIPRTLNMAMAGLRDLSIIATPPPNRLAVQTFITQWDNALLREAFQRELARGGQLYFLHNDVESIGRMQRELSELVPEARIGIAHGQMPERELEKVMLDFQKQRFNVLLSTTIIESGIDIPNANTIIINRADRFGLAQLHQLRGRVGRSHHRAYAYLVAPDRRSITPDAEKRLEAIASMDELGAGFTLATHDLEIRGAGELLGEDQSGQMAEVGFSLYTELLERAVRSIKQGKLPDLDAGEEVRGAEVELHVPALIPEDYLPDVHTRLTLYKRISSARDSDALRELQVEMIDRFGLLPDAAKHLFAIAELKLKANTLGIRKLDLGESGGRIVFESKPNIDPMAVIQLIQKQPNLYAMEGPDKLRIKHPLPLPEDRFNAARALLTTLAPG; encoded by the coding sequence ATGTCGCGTACCTCATACCCCGCCCCGCCGCTGCCGCGCGCCGGCCAGCTCCGCGCCTGGTGGCGCGCTCCCGCATCGCCGACCGCCCTGGCCTGGTATCTGGCCCAGGCCGCGCGTGCGCACGACGCCCCGCTGCTGGTGATCGCCCGTGACAACCACGGCGCCAACCAGCTCGAAGCCGACCTGCAGACCCTGCTCGGCGGCGACCCTGCCCTGCCAGTGGTTGCCTTCCCGGACTGGGAAACCCTGCCCTACGACCGCTTCAGCCCGCATCCGGACATCATCTCGCAGCGCCTGTCCGCCCTGCACCGCCTGCCCGAGCTGAAACGCGGCCTGGTGATCGTGCCGGTGCAGACCCTGCTGCAGCAGCTGGCCCCGCGCAGCTATGTGATCGGTGGCAGCTTCGACCTGAAGGTTGGCCAGCGCCTGGACCTGGAAGCCGAGAAGCGCCGCCTGGAAAGCGCCGGCTACCGCAACGTGCCTCAGGTGATGGACCCGGGCGACTTCGCGGTGCGCGGCGGCCTGCTCGACGTGTACCCGATGGGTGCCGAGGAGCCGCTGCGGGTGGAGCTGCTGGACGAGGACATCGACTCGATCCGTGCCTTCGATCCGGAAAGCCAGCGCTCGCTGGACAAGGTCGAGGCGGTGCACATGCTGCCGGGCCGCGAAGTGCCGATGGACGAAGCCAGCATCGCCCGCGTGCTGGCCACGCTGCGCGAGCGCTTCGATGTCGATACCCGGCGCAGTTCGCTGTACCAGGACCTGAAATCCGGGCTGGCCCCGGCCGGCGTCGAGTATTACCTGCCGCTGTTCTTCGAACGCACCGCCACCCTGTTCGACTATCTGCCCGAAGGCAGCCTGCCCGTGGTCTGCGTGGGCGCTGGCGAAGCAGCAGAAACGTTCTGGGCGCAGACCGCCGAGCGATACGAGCAGCGCCGCCACGACGTCGAACGGCCGCTGCTGCCGCCGTCGGCGCTGTACCTGTCGCCGGAACTGCTGCGCGAACGACTGAACGACACTCCTCGCATCGAGGTATGGTCGGCTGACCACGCGCGCATCGCAGATGCCCATGCGCTGGGTGACCAGCCGCTGCCGCCGCTGCCGGTGGCCGCGCGCGAAGCACCGGCCGGCGATGCGCTGAAGTCCTTCCTCGGCCACTACCCGGGCCGCGTGCTGATCGCTGCCGATTCACCCGGCCGCCGTGAGGCATTGCTGGAAGTGCTGCAGGCCGCCGAACTGAAACCACCGGTAGTGGCCGACCTGCCCAGCTTCCTCGCCGACGACGCGCGCTTCGCGATCGCGGTGGCGCCGCTGGAGGATGGCTTTGCGCTGGACGATCCGCGCATCGCGGTACTGACCGAGCGCCAGCTGTTCCCTGAGCGCGCCGGCAGCACCCGCCGCACGCGCCGTGCCGGCCGCGAACCGGAAGCGATCATCCGCGACCTCGGTGAACTGACCGAGGGTGCGCCGATCGTGCACGAGGACCATGGCGTCGGCCGCTACCGTGGCCTGATCGCGATGGACGTCGGCGGCATGCCCGGCGAATTCCTGGAAATCGAATACGCCAAGGGCGACCGCTTGTATGTGCCGGTGGCCCAGCTGCACCTGATCAGCCGCTACTCCGGCGCTTCAGCGGAAACCGCGCCACTGCATTCGCTCGGTGGCGAGCAGTGGAGCAAGGCCAAGCGCAAGGCCGCCGAGAAGGTGCGCGATGTGGCTGCGGAGCTGCTGGAGATCCAGGCCCGTCGCCAGGCGCGTGCCGGCCTCGCACTGCAGGTGGACCGCGCGATGTACGAGCCGTTCGCCGCCGGTTTCCCGTTCGAAGAAACCCCGGACCAGTTGGCTGCGATCGACGCCACCCTGCGCGACCTGTCCAGCAGCCAGCCGATGGACCGCGTGGTCTGCGGCGACGTCGGCTTCGGCAAGACCGAGGTCGCCGTGCGCGCCGCGTTCGCCGCCGCCAGTGCCGGCAAGCAGGTGGCCGTACTGGTGCCGACCACGCTGCTGGCCGAGCAGCATTACCGCAACTTCCGCGACCGCTTCGCCGATTACCCGATGAAGGTCGAGGTGCTGTCGCGCTTCAAGAGCACCAAGGAAATCAAGGCGGAGCTGGAGAAGGTTGCCGCCGGCACCATCGACGTCATTGTCGGCACCCATCGCCTGCTGCAGCCGGACGTGAAGTTCAAGGACCTGGGCATGGTCATCGTCGACGAGGAGCAGCGTTTCGGTGTGCGCCAGAAGGAAGCCTTGAAGGCGCTGCGCGCCAACGTGCACCTGCTGACCCTGACCGCTACGCCGATCCCGCGCACGCTCAACATGGCCATGGCCGGCCTGCGCGACCTGTCGATCATCGCCACGCCGCCGCCGAACCGGCTGGCGGTGCAGACCTTCATCACCCAGTGGGACAACGCGCTGCTGCGCGAAGCCTTCCAGCGCGAGCTGGCACGCGGTGGCCAGCTGTACTTCCTGCACAACGACGTGGAAAGCATCGGCCGCATGCAGCGCGAGCTGTCCGAGCTGGTGCCGGAGGCGCGCATCGGCATCGCCCACGGGCAGATGCCGGAGCGCGAGCTGGAAAAGGTGATGCTGGATTTCCAGAAGCAGCGCTTCAACGTGCTGCTGTCGACCACGATCATCGAATCGGGCATCGACATCCCCAACGCCAACACCATCATCATCAACCGCGCCGATCGCTTCGGCCTGGCCCAGCTGCACCAGCTGCGCGGCCGTGTCGGTCGTTCGCACCACCGTGCCTACGCCTACCTGGTTGCCCCCGACCGTCGTTCGATCACCCCGGATGCCGAAAAGCGCCTGGAAGCAATCGCGTCGATGGACGAGCTGGGCGCCGGCTTCACCCTGGCCACGCACGATCTGGAAATCCGCGGCGCCGGTGAACTGCTGGGCGAAGACCAGAGCGGGCAGATGGCCGAGGTCGGCTTCAGCCTCTACACCGAGCTGCTGGAACGCGCGGTTCGCAGCATCAAGCAGGGCAAGCTGCCCGACCTGGATGCCGGCGAGGAAGTGCGCGGTGCCGAGGTCGAGCTGCACGTGCCGGCACTGATTCCGGAAGACTACCTCCCGGACGTGCACACCCGCCTGACCCTGTACAAGCGCATTTCCAGCGCGCGCGACAGCGATGCACTGCGCGAACTGCAGGTGGAGATGATCGACCGCTTCGGCCTGCTGCCGGATGCGGCCAAGCACCTGTTCGCCATCGCCGAGCTGAAGCTGAAAGCCAACACGCTGGGCATCCGCAAGCTGGACCTGGGCGAGAGCGGTGGCCGCATCGTGTTCGAGTCCAAGCCGAACATCGACCCGATGGCAGTGATCCAGCTGATCCAGAAACAACCGAACCTGTACGCCATGGAAGGGCCCGACAAGCTACGCATCAAGCACCCGCTGCCGCTGCCGGAAGACCGCTTCAATGCGGCCCGCGCCCTCCTGACCACCCTCGCCCCGGGTTGA
- a CDS encoding 23S rRNA (adenine(2030)-N(6))-methyltransferase RlmJ, giving the protein MNYRHAFHAGNHADVLKHIVQLALIDSFKRKDSPFFVLDTHGGAGRYLLASEESRKTLEAESGIMRLMAQPKLPEVVERYLKAVQAGNPVGAMTNYPGSPLLSAQAMRAQDRMAVCELQEAETATLKALFAHDSRVGVHPGDGYALLRSLLPPKFNGSKIGRGLVLIDPPYEAQDAEYQAVLAALAETLARWPQATCAVWFPIKQRRTILHFLRKASALPVKSAMTIEFLVRPDDSPLRLNGSGMLLLNPPWQFDRVVGPALPALRQHLGEPGASTRLDWLKAPE; this is encoded by the coding sequence ATGAACTATCGCCACGCCTTCCATGCCGGCAACCACGCCGATGTGCTCAAGCACATCGTGCAGCTGGCCCTGATCGACAGCTTCAAGCGCAAGGACAGCCCGTTCTTCGTGCTCGACACCCACGGCGGTGCCGGCCGCTACCTGCTGGCCAGCGAAGAGAGCCGCAAGACCCTGGAGGCCGAGTCCGGGATCATGCGGCTGATGGCCCAGCCCAAGCTGCCGGAGGTGGTCGAGCGCTACCTGAAGGCGGTACAGGCCGGCAATCCGGTCGGCGCGATGACCAATTATCCGGGCTCGCCGCTGCTGAGCGCGCAGGCGATGCGCGCACAGGACCGCATGGCGGTCTGTGAGCTGCAGGAAGCCGAAACGGCCACGCTGAAAGCGCTGTTCGCCCATGACAGCCGGGTCGGCGTGCATCCCGGCGACGGTTACGCGCTGCTGCGCTCGCTGCTGCCGCCGAAGTTCAACGGCAGCAAGATCGGCCGCGGCCTGGTGCTGATCGATCCGCCCTACGAAGCCCAGGATGCCGAATATCAGGCGGTCCTGGCCGCCCTGGCCGAGACCCTGGCGCGCTGGCCGCAGGCCACCTGTGCGGTCTGGTTCCCGATCAAGCAGCGCCGCACCATCCTGCATTTCCTGCGCAAGGCCAGCGCGCTGCCGGTGAAATCGGCGATGACGATCGAATTCCTGGTGCGCCCGGACGACTCGCCGCTGCGCCTCAACGGCAGTGGCATGTTGCTGCTCAACCCACCCTGGCAGTTCGACCGGGTGGTCGGCCCGGCCCTGCCGGCGCTGCGCCAGCACCTGGGCGAGCCCGGCGCCAGCACCCGCCTGGATTGGCTCAAAGCACCCGAATAA
- a CDS encoding HD-GYP domain-containing protein, protein MTMFPDAVPAPNLLHAQACLIDALSMSLQMRDAYTRHHCDRVGLLAQRLAARCDLDDEACAQIGLAARFHDIGKIGIPDDVLLAPRRHTDEERAIMREHPVRGEHIFMATGRSDAVSVARLIRTHHEAFDGSGYPDGLRGEDIPLGARIVTIADAYDAMTSVRPYRTAMEHEKVLRIIDEQSGGLIDPYVLQRFHRMLAQEPALA, encoded by the coding sequence ATGACCATGTTCCCTGACGCCGTACCCGCTCCCAACCTGCTGCACGCGCAGGCCTGCCTGATCGATGCTCTCTCGATGTCGCTGCAGATGCGCGACGCCTATACCCGCCACCATTGCGACCGCGTCGGCCTGCTCGCGCAGCGCCTGGCCGCACGCTGCGATCTCGACGATGAAGCCTGCGCGCAGATCGGCCTGGCCGCGCGCTTCCATGACATCGGCAAGATCGGCATTCCCGACGATGTGCTGCTGGCCCCGCGCCGGCATACCGACGAGGAGCGCGCGATCATGCGCGAGCATCCGGTGCGTGGCGAGCACATTTTCATGGCCACCGGCCGCAGCGATGCCGTTTCGGTGGCACGGCTGATCCGCACCCATCACGAGGCCTTCGATGGCAGTGGCTATCCCGATGGCCTGCGCGGCGAAGACATTCCACTCGGCGCACGCATCGTCACCATCGCCGATGCCTACGACGCGATGACCAGCGTGCGCCCCTACCGCACCGCGATGGAGCACGAAAAGGTGCTGCGGATCATCGACGAGCAATCCGGCGGCCTGATCGATCCCTACGTGCTGCAGCGCTTCCATCGCATGCTGGCGCAGGAACCGGCGCTGGCCTGA
- a CDS encoding GNAT family N-acetyltransferase yields the protein MATRNRMPPWHEIFKAPSGHELLIRPIRPEDGAPLQAAFSLFGPEEIRDRFLQAVTELSPETTQRLTHPNPKTEITLVAAESLPAGEAVVGAVARASIIPGTREAEYAILISRFLIGQGLGRQLMRKLVKWGRGKYLDRLYGDVAAENEPMKQLAASLGFKPVPHPTGAEGLVRMVLELDN from the coding sequence ATGGCCACTCGCAACCGCATGCCGCCCTGGCATGAGATCTTCAAGGCTCCCAGCGGCCACGAGCTGCTGATCCGCCCCATCCGCCCGGAAGATGGCGCGCCGCTGCAAGCAGCGTTCAGCCTGTTCGGGCCGGAAGAAATCCGTGATCGTTTCCTGCAGGCGGTGACCGAGCTTTCGCCGGAAACCACCCAGCGCCTGACCCACCCGAATCCGAAGACCGAGATCACCCTGGTCGCTGCCGAATCCCTGCCCGCCGGTGAGGCGGTAGTCGGCGCGGTCGCCCGGGCCTCGATCATCCCCGGTACCCGTGAAGCCGAGTACGCGATCCTGATCAGCCGCTTCCTGATCGGCCAGGGCCTGGGCCGGCAGCTGATGCGCAAGCTGGTGAAATGGGGCCGTGGCAAGTACCTGGACCGCCTGTACGGCGACGTTGCCGCCGAGAACGAGCCAATGAAGCAGCTGGCCGCCTCGCTGGGCTTCAAGCCGGTCCCGCACCCGACCGGTGCCGAGGGCCTGGTGCGGATGGTGCTGGAACTGGACAACTGA
- a CDS encoding M13 family metallopeptidase has product MNFRNLAPLGLTIAIAASLAACGKNETAPAANADAKPAFDQSQIKTALISLNGADLDPAISACTDLNGFVNSKWLKANPVPGDQTTWGSFEILRERSLEVQHALVQQAAASQAKAGSVEAKIGDIWKTGNDEAKIEAAGLAPLQPQLDKITALNDTAAITQYLRDSQAEGRGVLFSLFANADYKDSANVIAYVGQGGLGLPEKGYYFDDAQAKIRDAYVAYIAQVLTLSGVDAAQAAEQAKAVMAFETRLAKASMSRIEMRDPAKRYNPLSAADADKLTPNFSWTALFDTLKVPAAQKFSLAQPGFFGEMDKMLADVPAATWQAYLRFHTIDDASPYLSSQFEKANFEFFGKTLRGQQEMQPRWKRVLESVNGGMGEALGQLYVDAVFPAESKVAMQHLVENLSVALKARLEQLPWMGEETRKKALEKWASFTPKIGYPDKWREWTGLQTNADSYLGNMQAARAFNYRYMLDKIGKPVDKSEWGMTPQTVNAYYNATKNEIVFPAAILQAPFFDAKADPALNYGGIGAVIGHEMMHGYDDSGSQFAANGNFDNWWTDADRKAFTERTDQLVAQFDGYESVPGVFVKGKLTLGENIGDLGGLTVAYDALKMALKEDPKANVEVDGHSQDQRFFMNWATVWRRNFTDGELRVRLNTDPHAPANFRANGAPSNMPSYAAAFQCKAGDAMVRADDKRVVIW; this is encoded by the coding sequence ATGAACTTCCGCAACCTGGCCCCGTTGGGCCTGACCATCGCCATCGCTGCCTCGCTGGCCGCCTGTGGCAAGAATGAAACCGCACCGGCCGCCAACGCCGACGCCAAGCCGGCCTTCGACCAGTCGCAGATCAAGACCGCGCTGATCAGCCTCAACGGCGCCGACCTCGATCCGGCCATTTCGGCCTGTACCGACCTCAATGGCTTCGTCAACAGCAAGTGGCTGAAGGCCAACCCGGTGCCGGGCGACCAGACCACCTGGGGCAGCTTCGAGATCCTGCGCGAGCGCTCGCTGGAAGTGCAGCACGCACTGGTGCAGCAGGCCGCCGCCAGCCAGGCCAAGGCCGGCTCGGTGGAAGCCAAGATCGGTGACATCTGGAAGACCGGCAACGACGAAGCCAAGATCGAAGCCGCTGGCCTCGCTCCGCTGCAGCCGCAGCTGGACAAGATCACCGCGCTGAACGACACCGCCGCCATCACCCAGTACCTGCGCGACAGCCAGGCCGAGGGCAGGGGCGTGCTGTTCTCGCTGTTCGCCAATGCCGATTACAAGGATTCGGCCAACGTCATCGCCTACGTCGGCCAGGGCGGCCTGGGCCTGCCGGAGAAGGGTTACTACTTCGACGATGCGCAGGCCAAGATCCGCGACGCCTACGTGGCCTACATCGCGCAGGTGCTGACGCTGTCCGGCGTGGACGCGGCGCAGGCTGCCGAGCAGGCCAAGGCCGTGATGGCCTTCGAAACGCGCCTGGCCAAGGCCTCGATGTCGCGCATCGAAATGCGCGACCCGGCCAAGCGCTACAACCCGCTCAGCGCCGCCGACGCCGACAAGCTGACCCCGAACTTCAGCTGGACCGCGCTGTTCGACACCCTGAAGGTGCCGGCCGCGCAGAAGTTCTCGCTGGCACAGCCGGGCTTCTTCGGTGAAATGGACAAGATGCTGGCCGACGTGCCGGCTGCCACGTGGCAGGCCTACCTGCGCTTCCACACCATCGACGACGCCTCGCCGTACCTGAGCAGCCAGTTCGAGAAGGCCAACTTCGAGTTCTTCGGCAAGACCCTGCGCGGCCAGCAGGAGATGCAGCCGCGCTGGAAGCGTGTACTGGAGTCGGTCAACGGCGGCATGGGTGAAGCCCTGGGCCAGCTGTACGTCGACGCCGTGTTCCCCGCCGAGTCCAAGGTGGCCATGCAGCACCTGGTGGAGAACCTCTCGGTGGCGCTGAAGGCGCGCCTGGAGCAGCTGCCGTGGATGGGCGAAGAGACCAGGAAGAAGGCGCTGGAGAAGTGGGCCAGCTTCACCCCGAAGATCGGCTACCCGGACAAGTGGCGCGAGTGGACGGGCCTGCAGACCAACGCTGACAGCTACCTGGGCAACATGCAGGCGGCACGTGCGTTCAACTACCGCTACATGCTGGACAAGATCGGCAAGCCGGTGGACAAGTCCGAGTGGGGCATGACCCCGCAGACCGTCAACGCGTACTACAACGCCACCAAGAACGAGATCGTGTTCCCGGCGGCGATCCTGCAGGCGCCGTTCTTCGACGCCAAGGCCGATCCGGCGCTGAACTACGGCGGCATCGGTGCGGTCATCGGCCACGAAATGATGCACGGCTACGATGACTCGGGCAGCCAGTTCGCCGCCAACGGCAACTTCGACAACTGGTGGACCGACGCCGACCGCAAGGCCTTCACCGAGCGTACCGACCAGCTGGTCGCGCAGTTCGATGGCTACGAGTCGGTGCCGGGCGTGTTCGTCAAGGGCAAGCTGACCCTGGGCGAAAACATCGGTGACCTCGGTGGCCTGACCGTGGCCTACGACGCGCTGAAGATGGCGCTGAAGGAAGACCCGAAGGCGAACGTGGAAGTCGACGGCCACAGCCAGGACCAGCGCTTCTTCATGAACTGGGCCACCGTGTGGCGCCGCAACTTCACCGATGGTGAGCTGCGTGTGCGCCTGAACACCGACCCGCATGCCCCGGCCAACTTCCGTGCCAACGGCGCGCCGTCGAACATGCCGTCGTATGCCGCCGCGTTCCAGTGCAAGGCCGGTGACGCGATGGTGCGTGCCGACGACAAGCGCGTGGTGATCTGGTAA
- the gpmA gene encoding 2,3-diphosphoglycerate-dependent phosphoglycerate mutase, which translates to MTRKLVLLRHGQSQWNLDNRFTGWVDVDLTEQGRREAAAAGRLMREEGLQFDVAHTSVLKRAIHTLQGALAELEQDWLPVNKSWRLNERHYGGLQGLDKAETAAKHGEDQVKVWRRSYDIPPPAMDLEDPGHPIHDRRYAGLDRNALPGTESLATTLDRVLPYWHDAIAPQLKDGKTVLVTAHGNSLRALYKYLNNVSREEILELNIPTGIPLLFELNDDLTVKSFRYLGDPEAARKAAEAVANQGKAK; encoded by the coding sequence GTGACCCGTAAACTCGTACTGTTGCGCCATGGCCAGAGCCAGTGGAACCTGGACAACCGCTTCACCGGCTGGGTCGATGTCGACCTGACCGAGCAGGGGCGCCGGGAAGCGGCTGCCGCCGGTCGCCTGATGCGCGAGGAAGGCCTGCAGTTCGACGTCGCCCACACCTCCGTGCTGAAGCGCGCCATCCACACCCTGCAGGGTGCGCTGGCCGAGCTGGAGCAGGACTGGCTGCCGGTGAACAAGTCCTGGCGCCTCAACGAACGCCATTACGGCGGCCTGCAGGGCCTGGACAAGGCCGAGACCGCTGCCAAGCATGGCGAGGACCAGGTCAAGGTGTGGCGTCGTTCGTACGACATCCCGCCGCCGGCCATGGACCTGGAAGATCCGGGCCACCCGATCCATGACCGCCGCTACGCTGGCCTGGACCGCAACGCGCTGCCGGGCACCGAATCGCTGGCCACCACGCTGGACCGCGTGCTGCCGTACTGGCACGACGCCATCGCGCCGCAGCTGAAGGACGGCAAGACCGTGCTGGTCACCGCCCATGGCAATTCGCTGCGCGCACTCTACAAGTACCTCAACAACGTCTCGCGCGAGGAAATCCTCGAGCTGAACATCCCGACCGGCATTCCGCTGCTGTTCGAGTTGAACGACGACCTGACGGTGAAGTCGTTCCGCTACCTGGGCGACCCGGAAGCGGCGCGCAAGGCCGCCGAAGCCGTGGCCAACCAGGGCAAGGCGAAATAA
- the creB gene encoding two-component system response regulator CreB: protein MLRAMTAPVAHVLLVEDEAAIAETVLYALRSEGYAASHCLLGGEALLRLQAGGIDVVVLDVGLPDLGGFEVCRRLRALPGPEAQLPVIFLTARNDEVDRVLGLELGADDYMTKPFSPRELVARVRARLRRALPAVSATASTEGGWQELGTFAIDREGRRIRFRGQALDLTRYEYALLEALLQRPGAILSRAQLMDRGWDSSADSADRTVDTHVKTLRAKLRAAGASDDPIRTHRGLGYALEV, encoded by the coding sequence ATGCTGCGCGCCATGACAGCTCCCGTTGCCCATGTCCTGCTGGTCGAGGACGAAGCCGCCATTGCCGAAACCGTGCTCTATGCGCTGCGCAGCGAAGGCTATGCCGCCAGCCACTGCCTGCTGGGCGGTGAGGCTCTGCTGCGGCTGCAGGCCGGCGGCATCGACGTGGTGGTGCTGGATGTCGGCCTGCCCGACCTCGGCGGCTTCGAGGTCTGCCGCCGGCTGCGCGCCTTGCCGGGCCCAGAGGCGCAGCTGCCTGTGATCTTCCTGACCGCCCGCAACGACGAGGTGGATCGCGTGCTCGGCCTGGAGCTGGGTGCCGATGACTACATGACCAAGCCGTTCTCGCCGCGCGAGCTGGTGGCGCGGGTGCGTGCGCGGCTGCGCCGTGCGCTGCCGGCGGTATCGGCCACAGCCAGCACCGAAGGTGGCTGGCAGGAGCTGGGCACCTTCGCCATCGACCGCGAGGGCCGGCGTATCCGTTTCCGTGGCCAGGCATTGGACCTGACCCGCTACGAATATGCGCTGTTGGAGGCGCTGCTGCAGCGTCCTGGCGCCATCCTCAGCCGCGCCCAGCTGATGGACCGGGGCTGGGACAGCAGTGCCGACAGTGCCGACCGCACCGTCGATACCCACGTCAAGACGCTGCGCGCCAAGCTGCGTGCGGCCGGTGCCAGCGACGATCCGATCCGTACCCACCGTGGCCTCGGCTACGCGCTGGAGGTCTAG
- the creC gene encoding two-component system sensor histidine kinase CreC: MRLVLKLFLGFFLITGIAAFFVMRVFVNEVKPGVRQAMESTLVDAANVLAEMAAADVKDGTIRSGSFTRNLAKARQRDLKAMVWRFPKRSLDYRVTITDAKGIVIYDSLGRDLGRDNSRWNDVYRTLRGEYGARSSPEIAGEEGDTVMHVAAPVYDPVDGRTLIGVLSLAQPNRSIDPFIAASQRAIIERGAWLIGLSALVGVLVTMWLTTGLGQLSRYARAVTAGEPVPPPRRRRDEIGDLGQALETMRRKLEGKAYVEQYVQSLTHEMKSPLAAIRGAAELLQEPLPEADRVHFARSIVDQQERLTETIDKLLALAEVEQHGWLQTRDPIAVPVLLADAAAAAQVRAQAAGVQVRIGSVPDLRVQGDTYLLRQALHNLIDNAIAFSPSGADIALHADLDGQGVRLQVADRGAGIPDYARERIFERFYSLARPGSGRRSSGLGLPFVQEVARLHDGRASVDDREGGGTVASLWLPLVVPGQRPRR, translated from the coding sequence ATGCGCCTGGTGCTGAAGCTGTTCCTCGGCTTCTTCCTGATCACCGGCATCGCCGCGTTCTTTGTGATGCGCGTGTTCGTCAACGAAGTGAAGCCGGGTGTGCGCCAGGCGATGGAATCGACCCTGGTCGACGCGGCCAACGTGCTGGCCGAGATGGCTGCCGCCGACGTCAAGGACGGCACCATCCGCAGCGGCAGCTTCACCCGCAACCTGGCCAAGGCGCGGCAGCGCGACCTGAAGGCGATGGTCTGGCGCTTCCCGAAGCGCTCGCTCGACTACCGGGTGACCATCACCGATGCCAAGGGCATCGTCATCTACGACTCGCTGGGCCGTGACCTGGGCCGTGACAATTCGCGCTGGAACGATGTCTACCGCACCCTGCGTGGCGAGTACGGCGCCCGTTCCAGTCCCGAGATTGCCGGTGAAGAGGGCGATACGGTGATGCACGTGGCGGCACCGGTATACGACCCGGTGGATGGCCGAACCCTGATCGGCGTGCTCAGCCTGGCCCAGCCCAATCGCAGCATCGATCCGTTCATCGCCGCCAGCCAGCGCGCCATCATCGAGCGTGGTGCGTGGCTGATCGGGCTGTCGGCGCTGGTCGGTGTGCTGGTGACGATGTGGCTGACCACTGGCCTTGGCCAGCTCAGCCGCTATGCGCGCGCGGTCACCGCCGGCGAACCGGTGCCACCGCCACGCCGCCGCCGCGACGAGATCGGTGATCTCGGCCAGGCCTTGGAAACCATGCGCCGCAAGCTGGAAGGCAAGGCCTACGTCGAGCAGTACGTGCAGTCACTGACCCACGAGATGAAGAGCCCGCTGGCAGCGATCCGTGGTGCCGCCGAGCTGCTGCAGGAGCCGCTGCCTGAGGCCGACCGCGTGCACTTCGCACGCAGCATCGTCGACCAGCAGGAGCGCCTGACCGAGACCATCGACAAGCTGCTGGCGCTGGCCGAGGTAGAGCAGCACGGCTGGCTGCAGACCCGCGACCCGATCGCCGTGCCGGTGCTGCTGGCCGATGCTGCTGCGGCGGCGCAGGTGCGCGCACAGGCGGCCGGGGTGCAGGTCCGCATCGGCAGTGTGCCCGACCTGCGTGTGCAGGGCGACACCTATCTGCTGCGGCAGGCACTGCACAACCTGATCGACAATGCGATCGCCTTCTCACCGTCGGGCGCGGACATCGCGCTGCACGCAGATCTGGACGGCCAGGGCGTTCGCCTGCAGGTGGCCGACCGCGGTGCCGGCATTCCCGACTATGCGCGCGAACGCATATTCGAACGCTTCTACTCGCTGGCCCGCCCCGGCAGCGGCCGGCGCAGCTCCGGCCTGGGGCTGCCGTTCGTGCAGGAGGTTGCACGCCTGCATGACGGTCGCGCCAGCGTTGACGACCGCGAGGGCGGCGGCACCGTGGCCAGCCTGTGGTTGCCGCTGGTCGTGCCGGGCCAGCGCCCGCGGCGCTGA